In the Sarcophilus harrisii chromosome 1, mSarHar1.11, whole genome shotgun sequence genome, one interval contains:
- the NEFH gene encoding neurofilament heavy polypeptide isoform X8: MMSYGSADGLLQGPTYPLPLPLALGSGRKSAALMRSAAGGSASSGFHSWARSSGSGFRSRGALAASSTESLDSLNGPGLGGEGRGARNEKELLQALNDRFAGYIDKVRQLELQNRQLEGEAAALRQQQAGRSAMGALYEREIREMRAAALRLGAEQGQLRLEHERLLEDIAHAQQRLDDEARQREELQAAARALHRYADEAGLARAELQKKVQALQDEGAFLRRRHDEEVAELLGQIQAAGPPDGRDLVKSDVTSALREIRAQLEGHTVQNTLQSEEWFRVRLDRLSEAAKVNTDAMRSAQEEITEYRRQLQSKTTELEALKGTKDSLERQRSDLEDRHHADVISYQETIQQLDSELRNTKWEMAAQLREYQDLLNVKMALDIEIAAYRKLLEGEECRIGFGPGPFSFPEVPPKTPATSTHIKVKSEEKIKVVEKSEKETVIVEEQTEEIQVTEEVTEEEEKEEEKEVAEEETGEKEEKGKEEGEEAKSPEKEAKSPPTEEVTSPEKAKSPAKEEVKSPEKAKSPVKEEVKSPPEVKSPEKAKSPAKEEVKSPPEVKSPEKAKSPAKEEVKSPEKAKSPAKEEVKSPPEVKSPEKAKSPAKEEVKSPEKAKSPVKEEVKSPEKAKSPTKEEVKSPEKAKSPAKEEVKSPPEVKSPEKAKSPAKEEVKSPEKAKSPAKEEVKSPAEVKSPEKAKSPVKEEVKSPPEVKSPEKAKSPVKEEVRSPADIKSPVKAKSPEKGDAKSPEKEEDKESAPKKEVPKPPSAPVKEEGKEGKVKEAPKKTEEEKAPAKAEEPKDGKKEAPRKEAEEKPKEAQGGAKPEGAGNHQVAPAPEPAKGETKAKEAAKPQEKKGPEPPKTPSPPAAKEPEKPKQEEKKAEEKPQPDPKAKEEEKAPPKEAAKTEAPKASKPKAEKVEKSSSTDQKESKASEPGADDKAKKGDK; the protein is encoded by the exons ATGATGAGCTACGGCAGCGCGGACGGGCTGCTGCAGGGCCCCACGTACCCGCTGCCCTTGCCCCTGGCCCTGGGCTCGGGCCGCAAGAGCGCCGCGCTGATGCGCTCCGCGGCCGGCGGCTCGGCGTCCAGCGGCTTCCACTCGTGGGCGCGGAGCTCGGGCTCGGGCTTCCGTTCCCGCGGCGCGCTGGCCGCCTCCAGCACCGAGAGCCTGGACTCGCTCAACGGGCCGGGGCTGGGCGGCGAGGGCCGCGGGGCGCGCAACGAGAAGGAGCTGCTGCAGGCGCTCAACGACCGCTTCGCCGGCTACATCGACAAGGTGCGGCAGCTGGAGCTGCAGAACCGGCAGCTGGAAGGCGAGGCGGCCGCGCTGCGGCAGCAGCAGGCCGGCCGCTCGGCCATGGGCGCGCTCTACGAGCGCGAGATCCGCGAGATGCGCGCGGCCGCGCTGCGCCTGGGCGCCGAGCAGGGCCAGCTGCGCCTGGAGCACGAGCGCCTGCTGGAGGACATCGCGCACGCGCAGCAGCGCCTCGACGACGAGGCCCGCCAGCGCGAGGAGCTGCAGGCGGCGGCGCGCGCGCTGCACCGCTACGCGGACGAGGCCGGCCTGGCGCGCGCCGAGCTGCAGAAGAAGGTGCAGGCGCTGCAGGACGAGGGCGCCTTCCTCCGCCGCCGCCACGACGAGGAGGTGGCCGAGCTCCTCGGCCAGATCCAGGCCGCGGGGCCCCCCGACGGCCGCGACCTCGTCAAGTCCGACGTGACGTCGGCGCTGCGCGAGATCCGCGCGCAGCTCGAGGGCCACACGGTGCAGAACACGCTGCAGTCCGAGGAGTGGTTCCGAG TGAGGTTGGATCGCTTGTCAGAAGCTGCCAAAGTGAACACAGACGCCATGCGCTCGGCCCAGGAGGAGATCACCGAATACAGACGTCAGCTGCAGTCCAAGACCACCGAGCTAGAGGCCCTCAAGGGGACAAAGGACTCTTTGGAGAGGCAACGATCAGATCTGGAAGACCGCCATCATGCTGATGTCATCTCCTATCAG GAGACCATTCAGCAGCTGGACAGTGAGCTGAGGAACACCAAGTGGGAAATGGCCGCCCAGCTCCGAGAGTACCAGGACTTGCTGAATGTCAAGATGGCCCTCGACATTGAAATCGCAGCCTACAG AAAACTTCTGGAAGGAGAAGAGTGTAGAATTGGCTTTGGCCCgggtcctttctcctttcctgagGTGCCCCCCAAAACCCCGGCCACTTCCACACATATAAAAGTCAAAAGTGAAGAGAAGATCAAAGTGGTTGAGAAGTCAGAGAAGGAGACGGTCATTGTGGAAGAACAGACTGAGGAGATCCAGGTGACTGAAGAGGTaactgaggaagaggagaaggaagaagaaaaagaagtagcagaagaagaaactggagagaaggaagaaaaaggtaaagaagaaggagaagaagcaaAATCTCCAGAGAAGGAAGCTAAGTCTCCTCCCACGGAAGAGGTCACATCACCTGAGAAGGCTAAATCTCCAGCAAAGGAAGAGGTCAAGTCTCCAGAAAAGGCCAAATCTCCAGTGAAGGAAGAGGTCAAGTCTCCACCTGAGGTCAAGTCTCCAGAAAAGGCCAAATCCCCAGCAAAGGAAGAGGTCAAGTCCCCCCCTGAGGTCAAGTCACCAGAAAAGGCCAAATCCCCAGCGAAGGAAGAG GTCAAGTCTCCAGAAAAGGCCAAATCTCCAGCGAAGGAAGAGGTCAAGTCCCCCCCTGAGGTCAAGTCTCCAGAAAAGGCCAAATCCCCAGCGAAGGAAGAGGTCAAGTCTCCAGAAAAGGCCAAATCCCCAGTGAAGGAAGAGGTCAAGTCTCCAGAAAAGGCCAAATCCCCAACAAAGGAAGAGGTCAAATCTCCAGAAAAGGCCAAATCCCCAGCAAAGGAAGAGGTCAAGTCCCCCCCTGAGGTCAAGTCTCCAGAAAAGGCCAAATCCCCAGCAAAGGAAGAGGTCAAATCTCCAGAAAAGGCCAAATCCCCAGCAAAGGAAGAGGTCAAGTCCCCCGCTGAGGTCAAGTCTCCAGAAAAGGCCAAATCCCCAGTGAAGGAGGAGGTCAAGTCCCCCCCTGAGGTCAAGTCTCCAGAGAAGGCCAAATCCCCAGTGAAGGAGGAAGTAAGGTCCCCGGCAGACATCAAATCCCCAGTCAAGGCCAAATCTCCAGAAAAGGGAGATGCAAAATCCCCcgagaaagaggaagacaaagagagtGCCCCAAAGAAAGAAGTACCAAAGCCTCCTAGTGCACCTgtcaaagaagaaggaaaggaaggtaaAGTGAAAGAAGCCCCCAAGAAGACAGAGGAGGAGAAAGCCCCAGCCAAAGCAGAAGAACCCAAGGATGGCAAGAAAGAGGCCCCCAGAAAGGAGGCCGAGGAGAAACCCAAAGAGGCCCAAGGTGGGGCCAAGCCAGAAGGAGCCGGGAACCATCAGGTGGCCCCCGCCCCAGAGCCCGCAAAGGGGGAAACCAAGGCCAAGGAGGCAGCAAAGCCCCAGGAGAAGAAGGGGCCGGAACCCCCCAAAACCCCCAGCCCTCCGGCCGCCAAGGAACCCGAGAAACCCaaacaggaggaaaagaaagcagaGGAGAAACCCCAACCCGACCCCAAAgccaaagaggaggaaaaggcgCCTCCCAAAGAAGCCGCCAAAACAGAAGCCCCCAAGGCCAGCAAGCCTAAGGCGGAGAAGGTGGAGAAATCCTCCAGCACCGACCAGAAGGAGAGCAAAGCCTCCGAGCCCGGGGCCGACGACAAAGCCAAGAAGGGCGATAAGTAA
- the NEFH gene encoding neurofilament heavy polypeptide isoform X11 — MMSYGSADGLLQGPTYPLPLPLALGSGRKSAALMRSAAGGSASSGFHSWARSSGSGFRSRGALAASSTESLDSLNGPGLGGEGRGARNEKELLQALNDRFAGYIDKVRQLELQNRQLEGEAAALRQQQAGRSAMGALYEREIREMRAAALRLGAEQGQLRLEHERLLEDIAHAQQRLDDEARQREELQAAARALHRYADEAGLARAELQKKVQALQDEGAFLRRRHDEEVAELLGQIQAAGPPDGRDLVKSDVTSALREIRAQLEGHTVQNTLQSEEWFRVRLDRLSEAAKVNTDAMRSAQEEITEYRRQLQSKTTELEALKGTKDSLERQRSDLEDRHHADVISYQETIQQLDSELRNTKWEMAAQLREYQDLLNVKMALDIEIAAYRKLLEGEECRIGFGPGPFSFPEVPPKTPATSTHIKVKSEEKIKVVEKSEKETVIVEEQTEEIQVTEEVTEEEEKEEEKEVAEEETGEKEEKGKEEGEEAKSPEKEAKSPPTEEVTSPEKAKSPAKEEVKSPEKAKSPVKEEVKSPPEVKSPEKAKSPAKEEVKSPPEVKSPEKAKSPAKEEVKSPEKAKSPAKEEVKSPEKAKSPVKEEVKSPEKAKSPTKEEVKSPEKAKSPAKEEVKSPPEVKSPEKAKSPAKEEVKSPEKAKSPAKEEVKSPAEVKSPEKAKSPVKEEVKSPPEVKSPEKAKSPVKEEVRSPADIKSPVKAKSPEKGDAKSPEKEEDKESAPKKEVPKPPSAPVKEEGKEGKVKEAPKKTEEEKAPAKAEEPKDGKKEAPRKEAEEKPKEAQGGAKPEGAGNHQVAPAPEPAKGETKAKEAAKPQEKKGPEPPKTPSPPAAKEPEKPKQEEKKAEEKPQPDPKAKEEEKAPPKEAAKTEAPKASKPKAEKVEKSSSTDQKESKASEPGADDKAKKGDK; from the exons ATGATGAGCTACGGCAGCGCGGACGGGCTGCTGCAGGGCCCCACGTACCCGCTGCCCTTGCCCCTGGCCCTGGGCTCGGGCCGCAAGAGCGCCGCGCTGATGCGCTCCGCGGCCGGCGGCTCGGCGTCCAGCGGCTTCCACTCGTGGGCGCGGAGCTCGGGCTCGGGCTTCCGTTCCCGCGGCGCGCTGGCCGCCTCCAGCACCGAGAGCCTGGACTCGCTCAACGGGCCGGGGCTGGGCGGCGAGGGCCGCGGGGCGCGCAACGAGAAGGAGCTGCTGCAGGCGCTCAACGACCGCTTCGCCGGCTACATCGACAAGGTGCGGCAGCTGGAGCTGCAGAACCGGCAGCTGGAAGGCGAGGCGGCCGCGCTGCGGCAGCAGCAGGCCGGCCGCTCGGCCATGGGCGCGCTCTACGAGCGCGAGATCCGCGAGATGCGCGCGGCCGCGCTGCGCCTGGGCGCCGAGCAGGGCCAGCTGCGCCTGGAGCACGAGCGCCTGCTGGAGGACATCGCGCACGCGCAGCAGCGCCTCGACGACGAGGCCCGCCAGCGCGAGGAGCTGCAGGCGGCGGCGCGCGCGCTGCACCGCTACGCGGACGAGGCCGGCCTGGCGCGCGCCGAGCTGCAGAAGAAGGTGCAGGCGCTGCAGGACGAGGGCGCCTTCCTCCGCCGCCGCCACGACGAGGAGGTGGCCGAGCTCCTCGGCCAGATCCAGGCCGCGGGGCCCCCCGACGGCCGCGACCTCGTCAAGTCCGACGTGACGTCGGCGCTGCGCGAGATCCGCGCGCAGCTCGAGGGCCACACGGTGCAGAACACGCTGCAGTCCGAGGAGTGGTTCCGAG TGAGGTTGGATCGCTTGTCAGAAGCTGCCAAAGTGAACACAGACGCCATGCGCTCGGCCCAGGAGGAGATCACCGAATACAGACGTCAGCTGCAGTCCAAGACCACCGAGCTAGAGGCCCTCAAGGGGACAAAGGACTCTTTGGAGAGGCAACGATCAGATCTGGAAGACCGCCATCATGCTGATGTCATCTCCTATCAG GAGACCATTCAGCAGCTGGACAGTGAGCTGAGGAACACCAAGTGGGAAATGGCCGCCCAGCTCCGAGAGTACCAGGACTTGCTGAATGTCAAGATGGCCCTCGACATTGAAATCGCAGCCTACAG AAAACTTCTGGAAGGAGAAGAGTGTAGAATTGGCTTTGGCCCgggtcctttctcctttcctgagGTGCCCCCCAAAACCCCGGCCACTTCCACACATATAAAAGTCAAAAGTGAAGAGAAGATCAAAGTGGTTGAGAAGTCAGAGAAGGAGACGGTCATTGTGGAAGAACAGACTGAGGAGATCCAGGTGACTGAAGAGGTaactgaggaagaggagaaggaagaagaaaaagaagtagcagaagaagaaactggagagaaggaagaaaaaggtaaagaagaaggagaagaagcaaAATCTCCAGAGAAGGAAGCTAAGTCTCCTCCCACGGAAGAGGTCACATCACCTGAGAAGGCTAAATCTCCAGCAAAGGAAGAGGTCAAGTCTCCAGAAAAGGCCAAATCTCCAGTGAAGGAAGAGGTCAAGTCTCCACCTGAGGTCAAGTCTCCAGAAAAGGCCAAATCCCCAGCAAAGGAAGAGGTCAAGTCCCCCCCTGAGGTCAAGTCACCAGAAAAGGCCAAATCCCCAGCGAAGGAAGAG GTCAAGTCTCCAGAAAAGGCCAAATCCCCAGCGAAGGAAGAGGTCAAGTCTCCAGAAAAGGCCAAATCCCCAGTGAAGGAAGAGGTCAAGTCTCCAGAAAAGGCCAAATCCCCAACAAAGGAAGAGGTCAAATCTCCAGAAAAGGCCAAATCCCCAGCAAAGGAAGAGGTCAAGTCCCCCCCTGAGGTCAAGTCTCCAGAAAAGGCCAAATCCCCAGCAAAGGAAGAGGTCAAATCTCCAGAAAAGGCCAAATCCCCAGCAAAGGAAGAGGTCAAGTCCCCCGCTGAGGTCAAGTCTCCAGAAAAGGCCAAATCCCCAGTGAAGGAGGAGGTCAAGTCCCCCCCTGAGGTCAAGTCTCCAGAGAAGGCCAAATCCCCAGTGAAGGAGGAAGTAAGGTCCCCGGCAGACATCAAATCCCCAGTCAAGGCCAAATCTCCAGAAAAGGGAGATGCAAAATCCCCcgagaaagaggaagacaaagagagtGCCCCAAAGAAAGAAGTACCAAAGCCTCCTAGTGCACCTgtcaaagaagaaggaaaggaaggtaaAGTGAAAGAAGCCCCCAAGAAGACAGAGGAGGAGAAAGCCCCAGCCAAAGCAGAAGAACCCAAGGATGGCAAGAAAGAGGCCCCCAGAAAGGAGGCCGAGGAGAAACCCAAAGAGGCCCAAGGTGGGGCCAAGCCAGAAGGAGCCGGGAACCATCAGGTGGCCCCCGCCCCAGAGCCCGCAAAGGGGGAAACCAAGGCCAAGGAGGCAGCAAAGCCCCAGGAGAAGAAGGGGCCGGAACCCCCCAAAACCCCCAGCCCTCCGGCCGCCAAGGAACCCGAGAAACCCaaacaggaggaaaagaaagcagaGGAGAAACCCCAACCCGACCCCAAAgccaaagaggaggaaaaggcgCCTCCCAAAGAAGCCGCCAAAACAGAAGCCCCCAAGGCCAGCAAGCCTAAGGCGGAGAAGGTGGAGAAATCCTCCAGCACCGACCAGAAGGAGAGCAAAGCCTCCGAGCCCGGGGCCGACGACAAAGCCAAGAAGGGCGATAAGTAA
- the NEFH gene encoding neurofilament heavy polypeptide isoform X13, with the protein MMSYGSADGLLQGPTYPLPLPLALGSGRKSAALMRSAAGGSASSGFHSWARSSGSGFRSRGALAASSTESLDSLNGPGLGGEGRGARNEKELLQALNDRFAGYIDKVRQLELQNRQLEGEAAALRQQQAGRSAMGALYEREIREMRAAALRLGAEQGQLRLEHERLLEDIAHAQQRLDDEARQREELQAAARALHRYADEAGLARAELQKKVQALQDEGAFLRRRHDEEVAELLGQIQAAGPPDGRDLVKSDVTSALREIRAQLEGHTVQNTLQSEEWFRVRLDRLSEAAKVNTDAMRSAQEEITEYRRQLQSKTTELEALKGTKDSLERQRSDLEDRHHADVISYQETIQQLDSELRNTKWEMAAQLREYQDLLNVKMALDIEIAAYRKLLEGEECRIGFGPGPFSFPEVPPKTPATSTHIKVKSEEKIKVVEKSEKETVIVEEQTEEIQVTEEVTEEEEKEEEKEVAEEETGEKEEKGKEEGEEAKSPEKEAKSPPTEEVTSPEKAKSPAKEEVKSPEKAKSPVKEEVKSPPEVKSPEKAKSPAKEEVKSPPEVKSPEKAKSPTKEEVKSPEKAKSPAKEEVKSPPEVKSPEKAKSPAKEEVKSPEKAKSPAKEEVKSPAEVKSPEKAKSPVKEEVKSPPEVKSPEKAKSPVKEEVRSPADIKSPVKAKSPEKGDAKSPEKEEDKESAPKKEVPKPPSAPVKEEGKEGKVKEAPKKTEEEKAPAKAEEPKDGKKEAPRKEAEEKPKEAQGGAKPEGAGNHQVAPAPEPAKGETKAKEAAKPQEKKGPEPPKTPSPPAAKEPEKPKQEEKKAEEKPQPDPKAKEEEKAPPKEAAKTEAPKASKPKAEKVEKSSSTDQKESKASEPGADDKAKKGDK; encoded by the exons ATGATGAGCTACGGCAGCGCGGACGGGCTGCTGCAGGGCCCCACGTACCCGCTGCCCTTGCCCCTGGCCCTGGGCTCGGGCCGCAAGAGCGCCGCGCTGATGCGCTCCGCGGCCGGCGGCTCGGCGTCCAGCGGCTTCCACTCGTGGGCGCGGAGCTCGGGCTCGGGCTTCCGTTCCCGCGGCGCGCTGGCCGCCTCCAGCACCGAGAGCCTGGACTCGCTCAACGGGCCGGGGCTGGGCGGCGAGGGCCGCGGGGCGCGCAACGAGAAGGAGCTGCTGCAGGCGCTCAACGACCGCTTCGCCGGCTACATCGACAAGGTGCGGCAGCTGGAGCTGCAGAACCGGCAGCTGGAAGGCGAGGCGGCCGCGCTGCGGCAGCAGCAGGCCGGCCGCTCGGCCATGGGCGCGCTCTACGAGCGCGAGATCCGCGAGATGCGCGCGGCCGCGCTGCGCCTGGGCGCCGAGCAGGGCCAGCTGCGCCTGGAGCACGAGCGCCTGCTGGAGGACATCGCGCACGCGCAGCAGCGCCTCGACGACGAGGCCCGCCAGCGCGAGGAGCTGCAGGCGGCGGCGCGCGCGCTGCACCGCTACGCGGACGAGGCCGGCCTGGCGCGCGCCGAGCTGCAGAAGAAGGTGCAGGCGCTGCAGGACGAGGGCGCCTTCCTCCGCCGCCGCCACGACGAGGAGGTGGCCGAGCTCCTCGGCCAGATCCAGGCCGCGGGGCCCCCCGACGGCCGCGACCTCGTCAAGTCCGACGTGACGTCGGCGCTGCGCGAGATCCGCGCGCAGCTCGAGGGCCACACGGTGCAGAACACGCTGCAGTCCGAGGAGTGGTTCCGAG TGAGGTTGGATCGCTTGTCAGAAGCTGCCAAAGTGAACACAGACGCCATGCGCTCGGCCCAGGAGGAGATCACCGAATACAGACGTCAGCTGCAGTCCAAGACCACCGAGCTAGAGGCCCTCAAGGGGACAAAGGACTCTTTGGAGAGGCAACGATCAGATCTGGAAGACCGCCATCATGCTGATGTCATCTCCTATCAG GAGACCATTCAGCAGCTGGACAGTGAGCTGAGGAACACCAAGTGGGAAATGGCCGCCCAGCTCCGAGAGTACCAGGACTTGCTGAATGTCAAGATGGCCCTCGACATTGAAATCGCAGCCTACAG AAAACTTCTGGAAGGAGAAGAGTGTAGAATTGGCTTTGGCCCgggtcctttctcctttcctgagGTGCCCCCCAAAACCCCGGCCACTTCCACACATATAAAAGTCAAAAGTGAAGAGAAGATCAAAGTGGTTGAGAAGTCAGAGAAGGAGACGGTCATTGTGGAAGAACAGACTGAGGAGATCCAGGTGACTGAAGAGGTaactgaggaagaggagaaggaagaagaaaaagaagtagcagaagaagaaactggagagaaggaagaaaaaggtaaagaagaaggagaagaagcaaAATCTCCAGAGAAGGAAGCTAAGTCTCCTCCCACGGAAGAGGTCACATCACCTGAGAAGGCTAAATCTCCAGCAAAGGAAGAGGTCAAGTCTCCAGAAAAGGCCAAATCTCCAGTGAAGGAAGAGGTCAAGTCTCCACCTGAGGTCAAGTCTCCAGAAAAGGCCAAATCCCCAGCAAAGGAAGAGGTCAAGTCCCCCCCTGAG GTCAAGTCTCCAGAAAAGGCCAAATCCCCAACAAAGGAAGAGGTCAAATCTCCAGAAAAGGCCAAATCCCCAGCAAAGGAAGAGGTCAAGTCCCCCCCTGAGGTCAAGTCTCCAGAAAAGGCCAAATCCCCAGCAAAGGAAGAGGTCAAATCTCCAGAAAAGGCCAAATCCCCAGCAAAGGAAGAGGTCAAGTCCCCCGCTGAGGTCAAGTCTCCAGAAAAGGCCAAATCCCCAGTGAAGGAGGAGGTCAAGTCCCCCCCTGAGGTCAAGTCTCCAGAGAAGGCCAAATCCCCAGTGAAGGAGGAAGTAAGGTCCCCGGCAGACATCAAATCCCCAGTCAAGGCCAAATCTCCAGAAAAGGGAGATGCAAAATCCCCcgagaaagaggaagacaaagagagtGCCCCAAAGAAAGAAGTACCAAAGCCTCCTAGTGCACCTgtcaaagaagaaggaaaggaaggtaaAGTGAAAGAAGCCCCCAAGAAGACAGAGGAGGAGAAAGCCCCAGCCAAAGCAGAAGAACCCAAGGATGGCAAGAAAGAGGCCCCCAGAAAGGAGGCCGAGGAGAAACCCAAAGAGGCCCAAGGTGGGGCCAAGCCAGAAGGAGCCGGGAACCATCAGGTGGCCCCCGCCCCAGAGCCCGCAAAGGGGGAAACCAAGGCCAAGGAGGCAGCAAAGCCCCAGGAGAAGAAGGGGCCGGAACCCCCCAAAACCCCCAGCCCTCCGGCCGCCAAGGAACCCGAGAAACCCaaacaggaggaaaagaaagcagaGGAGAAACCCCAACCCGACCCCAAAgccaaagaggaggaaaaggcgCCTCCCAAAGAAGCCGCCAAAACAGAAGCCCCCAAGGCCAGCAAGCCTAAGGCGGAGAAGGTGGAGAAATCCTCCAGCACCGACCAGAAGGAGAGCAAAGCCTCCGAGCCCGGGGCCGACGACAAAGCCAAGAAGGGCGATAAGTAA